The following proteins come from a genomic window of Candidatus Sericytochromatia bacterium:
- a CDS encoding penicillin-binding protein 2, translating to MAARLAYLQVLEAGHLSVLAKAQRTKKVDLSSIRGEIVDRNSKTLAASVEAFSIYASPRDTKRFDRRMTAERLAPILKTSAPALLRKLEGDHFRWLYRLADDHTYQRIRALKLPGIGAVRESRRIYPKGRLAATLIGFVGIDNQGLAGIEHSFDAVLRGPHQKVDVEVDAYGREILREGSSKVLDSYLSRGSQVILTIDENLQHVAERELGQAILSSGARRGTVMIMDPRTGDLLAFATLPTYDPNHFNRYQWKEIKNWAVTDVYEPGSTFKVFTVAAALEARRIGPTQVFVCPERIKIDDQVISEHDEGVGTRELSVSEILEQSSNVGTSQVAFQMTAAYHRRFLSRLGFGQLTESKITGESKGVLPALPWRRLSQATISYGQGVSVTPLQILCASAAVANGGMRMAPRLIDRVVSSKGEVLQVFPVKELGSGMSAKTAQQLMGMLEQVVLKGTGQEAKVPGYRVAGKTGTAQRVREDGRGYSDDVVASFVGFAPSRNPRFAILTLLDAPRKVHWASMTAAPLFSRVAAEALRQAGVQPSEMIVSLQERKQPRQAGRRE from the coding sequence TTGGCCGCTCGCCTGGCCTACCTACAGGTTTTGGAGGCTGGCCACCTGAGCGTGTTGGCCAAGGCGCAGCGCACCAAGAAGGTGGACCTTTCATCCATCCGCGGTGAGATTGTCGACCGCAACAGCAAGACCTTGGCGGCTTCTGTGGAGGCTTTCTCCATCTACGCCAGCCCTCGCGATACCAAACGGTTTGATCGACGGATGACGGCCGAGCGCTTGGCTCCCATCTTGAAGACGAGCGCCCCTGCGCTGTTGCGAAAGCTCGAGGGCGATCATTTCCGTTGGCTTTATCGCCTGGCTGATGACCACACCTATCAGCGCATTCGCGCCCTCAAGCTGCCCGGCATCGGGGCGGTCCGCGAGAGCCGTCGCATCTATCCCAAAGGACGGTTGGCGGCGACTCTGATCGGCTTCGTGGGCATCGATAATCAGGGGCTGGCAGGGATCGAGCATTCCTTCGATGCTGTTTTGCGTGGCCCCCATCAAAAGGTCGACGTGGAAGTGGACGCCTACGGCCGGGAAATTTTACGGGAAGGGTCTAGCAAGGTGCTTGATTCCTACCTCAGTCGTGGCAGTCAGGTCATTCTCACCATCGATGAGAATCTCCAGCACGTGGCGGAGCGAGAGTTGGGACAGGCCATCCTCAGTTCGGGAGCGCGGCGGGGCACGGTGATGATCATGGACCCACGGACCGGGGATTTGCTGGCTTTTGCCACGCTTCCCACCTACGACCCCAATCATTTCAATCGCTACCAGTGGAAGGAAATCAAGAACTGGGCGGTCACGGACGTCTATGAGCCCGGTTCCACCTTCAAGGTTTTCACGGTGGCTGCGGCATTGGAGGCCCGTCGAATTGGCCCGACCCAGGTTTTTGTATGTCCTGAACGCATCAAGATCGACGACCAGGTCATCTCCGAGCACGACGAAGGGGTGGGAACGCGAGAACTGTCCGTTTCGGAAATTCTCGAACAGAGCTCGAATGTCGGAACTTCCCAGGTTGCCTTTCAGATGACGGCCGCCTATCATCGCCGCTTTCTGAGTCGCCTCGGGTTCGGTCAACTGACCGAAAGCAAGATCACGGGAGAAAGCAAGGGCGTCTTGCCTGCGTTGCCCTGGCGCCGTCTTTCCCAGGCCACCATTTCCTACGGACAGGGGGTGTCCGTGACCCCTCTGCAGATCTTGTGCGCCTCTGCCGCGGTGGCGAACGGCGGTATGCGAATGGCGCCTCGTCTGATTGACCGCGTGGTTTCGAGTAAGGGTGAGGTCCTGCAAGTCTTCCCCGTCAAGGAACTCGGGAGCGGAATGTCTGCAAAGACTGCCCAGCAATTGATGGGCATGCTGGAGCAAGTGGTTCTCAAGGGGACGGGGCAGGAGGCGAAGGTTCCAGGTTACCGGGTCGCCGGCAAGACCGGAACGGCGCAGCGGGTCAGAGAGGACGGTCGAGGCTACTCGGATGACGTGGTCGCTTCGTTTGTCGGCTTCGCTCCCAGTCGTAATCCCCGGTTTGCGATTCTGACCTTGCTCGATGCCCCGAGAAAGGTTCACTGGGCCAGTATGACGGCGGCGCCGCTCTTCTCAAGAGTGGCGGCAGAAGCACTGCGGCAGGCAGGCGTGCAGCCGAGTGAGATGATTGTCTCTCTCCAGGAGCGAAAGCAACCCCGTCAGGCTGGACGGCGGGAATGA
- the rsmH gene encoding 16S rRNA (cytosine(1402)-N(4))-methyltransferase RsmH, translating into MLQSPRWGHEASSLQHTSTSDTDAFHHLPVLPDAVMASLAPQAGDRVLDATVGGAGHASRLLRAVGSDGFLFGCDRDPRAIQAASEQLTAVGENFKLFQGSFDQIDLWGLPPLQGILFDIGVSSPQLDHAERGFSFRAKGPLDMRMDPAGALTAADILQNMSEAELARIFFEFGEERHSRRLARAIVAERSHGRFWQDTAAFAAFVEQTLPRSREPIHPATRAFQALRIAVNDELGMLQRALPQAVRALAPGGRLGVISFHSLEDRIVKRFFQEQAKACVCPPRQPVCTCQKVSTLEVLTKKPLVAEPQELSENPRARSAKLRVARRLP; encoded by the coding sequence ATGTTGCAGTCGCCCCGTTGGGGGCACGAGGCATCATCATTGCAGCACACTTCTACTTCCGATACCGACGCGTTCCATCACCTCCCGGTGCTTCCGGACGCCGTGATGGCCAGTCTTGCACCGCAAGCCGGTGACCGCGTGCTCGACGCGACCGTCGGTGGGGCGGGGCACGCGTCCAGGCTTCTCCGGGCGGTCGGGAGCGACGGATTTCTCTTCGGCTGTGACCGTGACCCTCGCGCGATTCAGGCGGCCTCGGAACAATTGACCGCGGTCGGAGAAAATTTCAAGCTATTCCAAGGCTCGTTCGACCAGATCGACCTCTGGGGGCTTCCACCGTTACAGGGCATTCTCTTTGATATTGGGGTTTCCTCACCGCAACTGGATCACGCGGAGCGCGGTTTCAGTTTCCGCGCCAAGGGCCCCCTCGATATGCGCATGGACCCGGCTGGGGCTCTGACGGCGGCAGACATCTTGCAGAATATGAGTGAAGCCGAATTGGCTCGAATCTTTTTTGAATTCGGCGAGGAACGCCATTCGCGCCGCCTGGCACGAGCCATCGTCGCGGAGAGGAGCCATGGTCGGTTCTGGCAAGATACGGCAGCGTTTGCGGCGTTTGTTGAGCAGACGCTGCCACGCTCCCGGGAGCCAATCCATCCCGCGACTCGTGCCTTTCAGGCCTTGCGAATTGCCGTAAACGACGAGCTGGGGATGCTTCAGCGAGCCCTTCCTCAGGCCGTCCGTGCGCTCGCCCCTGGCGGGCGGCTCGGGGTGATCAGTTTTCACTCGCTGGAAGACCGTATCGTGAAACGCTTTTTTCAAGAGCAGGCCAAGGCATGTGTCTGTCCACCGAGGCAGCCAGTGTGCACCTGCCAAAAAGTGTCCACCTTGGAAGTGCTCACGAAGAAGCCCCTGGTGGCGGAACCCCAGGAACTGAGCGAAAATCCTCGGGCGCGAAGCGCCAAGCTTCGAGTGGCCAGACGGTTGCCCTGA